The genomic stretch GTATAATGAAAAATGGCTGAATATTAAGTctaaagtttatgattttagtgAAGATGAAGTGGACACAGAGAGTGAAGATAATGATATGGCCTATCAATCATGTTTCTTGCTCCATCACTTTGTGAGCTTTGCTTTTGGTTTCTGACGTGACTACTGTTTTGGGAAGCTTGCTCTTGTAAAAATGAATCTATTATGCTTGATGATCATGTCGACTCGACTAAGGGATTTGAATATGCTTGCTCAACCAGCAAATGGTCTAATTTTAAACTgatcattattaattaattcatagaCAGTGAAAACGCATGGAAACTTGGTTTTTCGAATGTATATAGCATTTGTTTGATCaaatactggaatgaagtaaaactGTAATCCACTGaagtaataatattttttaatgaagtaaaatcctactggaatgaagtaaatatctatttattttcaatttattacatACTGGAATGGTTTGTGTTAGTTATGATTTTTGACTAACAACAGttagtttttatgttttatacCAGTGTCTTGTTTTATTTGCCAAATAAAGTATATGTCCAAGCTTGGTCGCAGATGTGCCAAATGCCACATGGTTGGTCGGCATGATTTAAGGAATTGCGACAAAACAGATGAGAAGAAGAAGCAAATATAAGTGAAAAGATGTTTTATTGATATTCTTTTGTTAGCATTTTGATTTTCTGAAAACGTTGTgatacatttatttgtttttaatttattacttcattcgaaTAGGTTTgatacttcattccagtagttAACTACTTCATTTCGGtactttattacttcattctactttgaatttgaatctgTTTAAACTTTTTGCAAACTTTAAAGTGAATAGACTGTATGAAGTGTTTTAACAATGAAGTACTTCATCTTTATTATGAAAACACTATGAAGTACTTCATCTTTATTATGATATATTCATATGTTAATGCTGAACCTATTCATTTAAAGATAACTATATGTGCCAGCATTATTTAGGTATTTCTGCATCCTCAGTATTTATTATGATGTATTCGTATAGTTTGTTGTCGTTTAAATTTTTTGAGGTAAAATAAAATCTCATTTCAAAAGCACATAATAACTCTActaatgaagtatttttttgcattttattttattatttgttaacCTTTCAATCTCTTACCAAACAAAATATATAGCATATGATTAAGATTATCGTGATAAATATTCTGTTAGACAATCATTTATCAATAGTTCTTGTCTTGTTTTATGTTGACTCAAAGTAATGAATGGACGAAATAAACTAAATCATTTACGAGATGAAGTTTATAAACCAATGCCATAAAGGATTCAAGAGCAGATGAGGAAGAGTGATCACTACTTCATTCGTACGTGCATTTACTTCATTCAACACGTATATCACTTCATCACAATAGTTTTTTACTTCATCAAACTTCAAGTGGGTTATTACTTCAGTTCACTACCTTATTAAATAAGATTATAACTTCATCAATTAGGTTATTTAGTCAATACAGGTTCAAGTTCAACTGCACACTTATACATAAACACAATTTAGttcatattacttcattacatGTGGTTATAACTTTATCGAGTTTGTTATTTAGTTTATTACAATTATAGTTCTTCGCAAACTATGCATACAACACATACAACACAGTTCAGttcatattacttcattacttAAGGTTATAACTTcaataagtgcattatttagttcattacaattATAATTCTTCATCTAATTTACTTGATAAAATTAACAGTTTAAGACAGTGTCCAATGCCAAAATACAAAGGTTGAAAATGCCACGGAGGACATCTGACAATGTTTATGATTGTGGAGTATTTCTAATGCGCCACATGGAAATATAggtctccaaaccgaaccggccagtacgaaccggcccggaaccgtcaccggcggttccgaaccggaaccggaaccgtcggcggatGTTCGAACCGGGACTGGAACCGCccgaaccgccgggccggtttaGGTTCACAAAAATTgaagaaccgtaaccggcggttccgaaccgccggtctcgccggttccgaaccgccggttcggcggttcccgacacctcccgacaccttttcaggccTACTTCCTAGCCTTTTTAGAAACCGCTCCCCCGGCCCCCGGTTTGGTCAGAAGCCGTTgacagaaaccgccggtttcggccgaaaaaccgtcggttccggcggaaaaccggcggttccaacggtaatttcaaaaatttgaatttttaaaatggccgttttttcaaaaaaaaaattaatcacaattttcccctataaatacccccccctcctcttcatttctactcaccccattcttgtgttaataagaatttctctctcaatctcaatttctctattctccatcctcattctctcaagttgtttacgttatttgcgctcatactttactctcacgttgttcacgttatcatcttCACGACTttaaatttccataaatatttatattatgtcttcatctcggcgtggtggtgatcggggcaagggaattgcccaagatcaaagtcaaataggtaagcaaggtaagagaactacgtggactttgattccaaaatgtaattgagcattgaggatacgtaggcatctcaacttaaatttcaacttaaattttaaatttaagtttaaatttaagttgagctcaagtccttttcctttatttcttttttctcccctttgtttcgaatatgtaattttgtaaattgtaatcaagactttaagtcttttgtaatttataattttgaagttgtaatttctaatttttacgttgtaatttgtaaattttaagttgtaatttgtaattttaaatttgtaattttgaagttgtaatttgtatcaataaaaatgcatttgtacatcgctttattataattttatttatgcaatatatttacattttttacttgaattacaaatttacaaaaaaaaaattaaacgaaccgccgaaccggccgaaCAGGCCCGGAACCGGATTTGCACCGACGGTTCCGCGGTTCAcgcgaaccggcggttcacggttcacgaaccggaaccgccgaaccttggccaggccggttcaggttccatcatttctcgaaccggaaccggcggttccgaaccgtgaaccgccggttcccgaaccgtggtgacgtctacatGGAAACATAGAAGGGTGAGCGCGAAGGTTATTGGAATTGTGGCCTGAAAAAGTCAAGTTCGGGTATACTTCAGAGCTTGAAAGCCAAGCATTGTTCAGCGTTGATGTTAGTAGAAAACAGCCATGAAAGCTTCAACAACAAAATCGATATAGCAGCATACTACGAGGAGGAAAGCAAACACAGTGTAATCGATATTGAGAAAATGATAGCAGGATATTtaaagaaataataattttaggAGCTCAAGTTTTGGAATAGACATACATCTGTTTTGAGCAATTGAGAATAAAGTTCTACGGCTTTTACTATTGTTCATTATTAGCCTGAAATACTTCATTGGGTAACAGATTTAGTTCATTTCGCAGATCTATTGACTATTGATAGATGAttgacaaatggaaaatatatcaAAGTAAGATTAATAATCTACTATATACTTTTTCTGGTAAGAGATTGAAAGGTTAAAACTTAatgaaacaaatgaaaaaaagagaCTTTAGTTTATGTCAATTAATAAACTAAACTACAGAACTATAAAATATTTCAGCCTCGACATAAGAAAAACATCATAATAAAGAACAAATACATCATTATAgcaaaaagtttaaacaaattcaaattcaaagtgtaaataaagtaataaaCTACAATACTGAAGTACAGAACTGAAATAATGAAGAACAGAACATAtccgaatgaagtaataaatgtTGGAACGGAAATACTGGAACAGAACAGAACAACCAGCCTCATCACTTGTTTTTCCTTCAACTATGTTATTTTCTCCTTCTAGCTTTGAATCTGAACCTGAACCTGAATCTGTATAAAAAAGAGTGCTTCCTTGATTTTGTAGATCATCCATAATTGATCCAATACTACATTCTTCATCATTGGTCGATGTAGATCTATCTTCAACCGCAGAATTTGTCGGTGTCGTTCCTAGTGCATCAAGATGTTGATGATTTTCAAGTGTGGAATTCTCCATGGATGAGATTCAGAGGATACGAAATTGAGGCAGATCGCGGATTTGATACAGATCGCGATTGTTCGGCGATGCAGACCGTGAACTGACGCAATTGCAAAACGATCGTGAATTGAGGCAGCAGAATTGTCCGGCGATAGAGATCAATGAAGATTGAAGGAGATTACAGGAGGAAGGTCGATGAAGATTGAAGGAGATTGTGATTGTTTGAGATCCGCGATCGACGAattgagagaaagaaagaatcaTGTATTTAATGATTATCAATAAACTGACTTCCCAAAATACCCTTTAGCAATTTTTTTGgaataaaatattgaaataatggtaaattaatcctaaccacaagattaagaaaatggatGGACAATATTTAATCTCTAGTTCGATCTTTAagattggttcgacattgatcacaattCTCTACCCACGTCATCATATAAACATAGCCTATAAATAATTTGCGTGATCAGTCACTAGCATGatgatatatgtatatattccgAGGACAACAAAGGGCTAATATTGTCTTATTATAACTAGTAATTACTACTCAATACGACGTGTCAACCGCCGAGTGTGAAATCTACTCTTCTTTCTTTCTCATCTTCACATCGACACTTATTTTCTTTCCCATCTCCAGCCAGAATCAAGATCACCCTTATCTTCAAACTTAATTCCAGTCGCTTTCACCCAACTCCCATTTCCTATATATCCTCTCTATCTCCTAATCTTTAGTATCATTAAGATTCATTATTTTAGGATGTTTTAGCCAAGGAAATCTTCTGTGAAGATTTATTTTTCTCCTATTTCTTATTACATCTGCCACAActcaattataattatagttgaATAAGTATAGCTTAAAACATCGACCATGAAAAATAGACTAATATACAGAGCTGACACCTGGTATGTTATAACAAGTTCTAGTGGCCCACCAGAAATCAAGATATACacgtttaattttatttgacgTAAAGACGCTTCCACAGAGCCAAATAAATGAGTGACAACAAACTAAGCCTTCCCAACGTCCTAAAACTGTGGAAAGCATGTCTATCAATGTTAAAAAGAGCTTCAGAAACAGTAGGAAAAAAAGATTCAGCGATGACCAAATCAAGTCACTGGAGATGACATTCAAGACGGAGGCTAGACCAGAGCTACGCCTGAAGCATCACCTAGTTAACAAGCTTGGGCTGCAGCTGCAACAGATCGCGATATGGTTCCAGAACAAGAGGGCTAGATCAAAGTCCAAGCAAATCGAGCAGGAATACAGTGTGCTTAAGTCCAACTACGATCACTTAGCTCTACAGTTTGAGGCATTGAGGAAAGAGAATCAAACATTGCTTATCCAGGTATAAGGATTCTAGTCCTTGCTTCATATGTACTACTCATTTTAATTTACTACAGGGGTTATGGCTTAGATTAGATTGATGATCAGGTTCAGGTGCTAGCTTTCTTTATCGACTAATCCTTTAACCGTTATGTATTCTCAGTCTAATCTATCAGCtccaaagtaaataaataactGTGATATGATATGAGTCTAAGCTAGTTCAAGTAAACACTAAGCTTTTCGCAATTCACAGGTGCAGATACTCAGAAAGAAGGCTGATTGTGAGGA from Salvia splendens isolate huo1 chromosome 15, SspV2, whole genome shotgun sequence encodes the following:
- the LOC121767498 gene encoding homeobox-leucine zipper protein ATHB-12-like, with translation MSINVKKSFRNSRKKRFSDDQIKSLEMTFKTEARPELRLKHHLVNKLGLQLQQIAIWFQNKRARSKSKQIEQEYSVLKSNYDHLALQFEALRKENQTLLIQVQILRKKADCEENDKNTFKLTASEIPRLLLDINGNELCGELKGRVDYLEEEADADVLYMAQIAESSLPSPEDGYSLESCNFLYNTGGGAQWWDF